A genome region from Carya illinoinensis cultivar Pawnee chromosome 2, C.illinoinensisPawnee_v1, whole genome shotgun sequence includes the following:
- the LOC122300072 gene encoding CDPK-related kinase 3-like, translating to MGLCYGKTNPTVKNDVTTTIVASYDNDASQTPLPSASGTNGAANVQPLRNTPARSSYPSPWPSHYPQGVSASPLPGGVSPSPARGSGTPRRFFRRPFPPPSPAKHIKASLAKRFGHAAKPKDGPIPEERGAEMEQALDKSFGYTKNFGAKYELGKEVGRGHFGHTCSARGKKGELKDQPVAVKIISKAKMTTAISIEDVRREVKILKALSGHKHLVKFHDACEDANNVYIVMELCEGGELLDRILSRGGRYAEEDAKFIVVQILSVVAFCHLQGVVHRDLKPENFLFTSRSEDADMKLIDFGLSDFIRPDVRLNDIVGSAYYVAPEVLHRSYSLEGDIWSIGVITYILLCGSRPFWARTESGIFRAVLRTDPNFEDIPWPSVSAEAKDFVKRLLNKDYRKRMTAVQALTHPWLRDDSRSIPLDILIYKLVKSYVHATPFKRAALKALSKALTEDELVYLRAQFTLLEPNRDGRVTLDNFKMALVRNATDAMKESRVLDIIHGLEPLSYKKMDFEEFCAAAISTHQLEALDGWERIASTAFEHFEQEGNRIISVEELARELNLGPSAYSILREWIRNSDGKLSLLGYTKFLHGVTLRSSNTRHH from the exons ATGGGGCTGTGCTACGGCAAGACCAATCCAACGGTCAAGAATGACGTTACTACTACTATTGTCGCTTCCTATGACAACGATGCGTCTCAGACTCCGTTACCGTCCGCAAGCGGGACTAACGGCGCCGCCAACGTTCAGCCGTTGAGGAACACTCCGGCACGGTCCTCGTACCCGAGCCCTTGGCCCAGCCATTACCCTCAAGGCGTTTCCGCCAGTCCGCTTCCCGGCGGAGTTTCTCCGTCTCCGGCGAGGGGATCGGGGACTCCGAGGAGGTTTTTCCGGCGGCCTTTCCCGCCGCCTTCGCCAGCAAAGCACATCAAGGCGTCGCTGGCGAAGCGGTTCGGCCACGCCGCAAAGCCTAAGGATGGCCCGATCCCTGAGGAGCGCGGAGCAGAGATGGAGCAAGCTCTAGACAAGAGCTTCGGCTACACCAAGAATTTCGGAGCCAAGTACGAGCTCGGGAAAGAGGTAGGGCGAGGGCATTTTGGTCATACTTGCTCTGCCAGAGGCAAAAAGGGCGAGCTCAAAGATCAGCCCGTTGCTGTGAAAATCATTTCGAAAGCAAAG ATGACAACAGCAATATCAATTGAAGATGTCCGTAGAGAAGTGAAGATATTGAAAGCTTTATCGGGGCATAAGCATCTGGTCAAATTTCATGATGCATGTGAGGATGCCAATAACGTGTACATAGTGATGGA ACTGTGTGAAGGTGGGGAACTCCTagatagaattttatcaag GGGAGGAAGGTACGCAGAGGAAGATGCAAAATTCATAGTTGTGCAAATTCTAAGTGTAGTTGCATTTTGTCATCTTCAAGGCGTTGTGCACCGTGACTTAAAGCCAGAG AATTTCCTTTTCACTTCTAGAAGTGAAGATGCTGACATGAAGCTTATTGATTTTGGTCTTTCTGACTTTATCAGGCCAG ACGTAAGACTTAATGATATTGTTGGAAGTGCGTACTACGTAGCACCTGAAGTCCTTCATAGGTCTTATAGTCTTGAAGGAGATATATGGAGCATTGGGGTCATTACCTACATCTTATTATGTGGAAGCCGACCTTTCTGGGCACGGACAGAATCTGGAATTTTTCGTGCAGTGCTTAGGACTGATCCAAATTTTGAGGATATACCATGGCCTTCTGTGTCTGCAGAAGCTAAGGACTTTGTGAAAAGGCTACTGAACAAGGATTACAGGAAAAGAATGACTGCAGTTCAAGCCCTCA CTCATCCGTGGTTGCGTGATGATAGTCGTTCAATCCCGTTGGATATATTGATCTATAAGTTAGTCAAGTCATATGTTCATGCTACACCTTTCAAGCGTGCAGCGCTGAAG GCTCTATCAAAAGCTTTGACCGAAGATGAGCTGGTCTATCTAAGGGCACAATTCACTCTGTTAGAGCCAAATAGAGACGGGCGTGTCACTCTTGACAATTTCAAAATG GCTCTTGTGCGAAATGCAACTGATGCCATGAAGGAGTCCAGAGTTCTTGATATCATTCATGGG TTGGAACCACTTTCTTATAAAAAGATGGACTTTGAAGAGTTTTGTGCTGCTGCAATCAGTACACATCAATTGGAGGCCCTCGACGGGTGGGAACGTATTGCCTCTACTGCTTTTGAGCATTTTGAGCAGGAGGGTAATCGCATCATATCTGTTGAAGAATTGGCAAGG GAATTGAATCTTGGACCGTCCGCTTATTCTATCCTCAGAGAATGGATCCGAAACTCAGATGGAAAGCTTAGTTTACTTGGATATACAAAATTTTTGCATGGTGTAACTCTACGTAGTTCAAACACAAGACACCATTAA